In one Candidatus Nealsonbacteria bacterium genomic region, the following are encoded:
- the tsaE gene encoding tRNA (adenosine(37)-N6)-threonylcarbamoyltransferase complex ATPase subunit type 1 TsaE, with protein MVLKYITNNSSQTKKIGECLAKRILNKKRRGRKAQVLALQGELGGGKTTFLQGFARGLGIKEKVLSPTFVILKKFKISNENFNFFYHIDCYRIKKPKEVLSLGFKKITSDPRNIVAVEWADHIQKVLPPKTILITFEFYNAKHFKVLKRKAFHGSYNAKHFKVLAKPGSYNKNKRKITVKISS; from the coding sequence ATGGTATTAAAATATATAACTAATAATTCTTCTCAGACAAAGAAAATAGGAGAGTGTTTGGCAAAAAGAATTCTTAATAAAAAAAGAAGAGGCAGAAAAGCTCAGGTTTTGGCTTTGCAGGGAGAGTTAGGGGGAGGAAAAACAACTTTTTTACAAGGGTTTGCCAGAGGGTTGGGAATCAAAGAAAAAGTTTTAAGCCCTACTTTTGTAATTCTTAAAAAGTTCAAGATTTCTAATGAGAACTTTAATTTTTTCTATCATATTGATTGTTATCGAATTAAAAAACCAAAAGAGGTTTTAAGTTTGGGTTTTAAAAAAATTACTTCTGACCCTCGAAATATTGTCGCTGTTGAGTGGGCTGACCATATACAAAAAGTTTTGCCCCCAAAAACAATTCTGATTACTTTTGAATTTTATAATGCAAAGCATTTCAAGGTTCTGAAACGCAAAGCGTTTCATGGTTCTTATAATGCAAAGCATTTCAAGGTTCTGGCAAAGCCAGGTTCTTATAATAAAAATAAAAGAAAAATCACCGTCAAAATTTCATCTTGA
- the nth gene encoding endonuclease III, with product MIQKTEILIKLLRKEYPSVKLALNFSNPLELLIATILSAQCTDERINRVTKNLFKKYRNVRDYAKADLKIFGEDIKATGFYKNKAKNIIAACQKIIEKFKGKVPRKMEEITILPGVGRKTANIVLTFAFKRIEGIAVDTHVRRLSKRLGLSKNDDPNKIEQDLIKIIPKKDWGNFSCLLIEHGRNVCLAKKPLCRECILKNICPSFNYFIK from the coding sequence ATGATTCAAAAAACTGAAATACTTATTAAATTATTAAGGAAAGAATACCCTTCTGTTAAACTTGCCTTGAATTTTAGTAATCCATTGGAACTTTTGATAGCAACCATTCTCTCTGCACAGTGTACCGATGAAAGAATAAACAGAGTAACAAAAAATCTGTTTAAGAAATATAGAAATGTAAGAGATTACGCAAAGGCTGATTTGAAGATTTTTGGAGAAGACATAAAAGCTACAGGTTTTTATAAAAATAAAGCAAAGAATATAATCGCTGCTTGCCAAAAAATAATAGAGAAATTTAAAGGAAAAGTACCACGAAAAATGGAAGAGATAACAATCCTACCAGGAGTTGGAAGAAAAACAGCAAATATCGTTCTTACTTTTGCCTTTAAGAGAATAGAAGGAATTGCTGTTGATACTCACGTTAGGAGATTATCAAAACGGTTAGGATTATCAAAAAATGATGATCCAAATAAAATTGAACAAGATTTAATAAAAATAATTCCAAAAAAAGACTGGGGAAATTTTAGTTGCCTTTTAATAGAACATGGAAGGAATGTTTGTTTAGCGAAGAAACCACTTTGTAGAGAATGTATACTTAAAAACATTTGTCCATCTTTTAACTATTTTATAAAATAA
- a CDS encoding HNH endonuclease: MVRYKNASEYRRIIGIRTIRDIIFYQYAKIITKSAFKVQDGRKAKKKHFGFIKKTFLEFKNGSKSWSDITREDWQFVEAKKECIYCGTKNNLHKEHIVPKSLLIKQECKTCSTIQSIHNQIWACRQCNSVKGTKGLYEFFKLKYSNKKKFYDFIPLLLEKKYLKTIYNCHKCAKTLEKEDLDGDGKITVLDIDFIIHRSV, translated from the coding sequence ATGGTTAGGTATAAAAATGCTAGTGAGTATAGGAGGATTATAGGAATTAGAACAATTCGGGATATTATTTTTTATCAATATGCTAAAATTATTACAAAAAGTGCTTTCAAGGTTCAAGATGGAAGAAAAGCAAAGAAAAAACACTTCGGTTTCATAAAGAAAACATTTCTGGAGTTTAAAAATGGTAGCAAGTCCTGGTCTGACATAACTCGAGAAGATTGGCAATTTGTCGAAGCTAAGAAGGAATGTATATATTGTGGTACTAAAAATAATCTTCATAAGGAGCATATTGTACCAAAATCACTACTCATTAAGCAGGAGTGTAAAACCTGTAGCACAATACAAAGTATTCACAATCAAATATGGGCATGTAGACAATGTAACTCCGTTAAAGGTACAAAGGGTCTTTATGAGTTTTTTAAATTAAAATATTCCAACAAGAAAAAATTCTATGACTTTATTCCACTATTATTAGAGAAGAAATATTTAAAGACAATTTATAATTGTCATAAATGTGCTAAAACATTAGAGAAAGAGGATTTAGATGGCGATGGAAAAATAACTGTACTCGATATTGATTTTATAATTCATCGCTCGGTTTAA
- the holA gene encoding DNA polymerase III subunit delta: protein MIIFLYGPDTYRSRQKLSEIIKRYNKLHKSGLNLKYFDCSKLNFQDFYDNTRQSSMFKEKKMIILTNSFSSTEFKEKFMEKEKFFVDSKNIIVFYVENQISKKDPLFTFLKKHAEAQEFKFLQGINLKNWAKKEFEKLEAKIEDRALDKLIFFVDNNLWQMANEIKKLSTFKTGEEIKAGDVELLVKPKIESDIFKTIDAIASKDKKKALNLLKAHLEKGDSPFYLFSMINFQFRNLLIIKDLIIKNLSPFTLTDLHPFVVKKSYLLAKKFEISELKKIYQKIFEVDLAVKTGKIGPEAALELLIAEI from the coding sequence ATGATTATTTTTCTTTACGGTCCTGATACATATAGGTCTCGCCAGAAATTAAGTGAGATAATTAAGCGATATAATAAGCTTCATAAAAGCGGCTTGAATTTAAAGTATTTTGATTGCAGTAAGTTAAATTTTCAAGACTTTTATGACAATACAAGACAATCCTCGATGTTTAAAGAGAAAAAAATGATAATTTTAACCAATTCTTTTTCAAGCACTGAGTTTAAAGAAAAATTTATGGAAAAAGAAAAATTTTTTGTTGACTCTAAAAACATAATAGTATTTTATGTAGAAAATCAAATTTCAAAAAAAGACCCCTTGTTTACTTTTTTAAAAAAACATGCCGAAGCTCAAGAATTTAAGTTTTTGCAAGGCATTAACTTAAAGAACTGGGCGAAAAAGGAATTTGAGAAATTGGAAGCTAAGATTGAAGATAGGGCACTGGATAAGCTTATTTTTTTTGTTGATAACAATCTTTGGCAAATGGCAAATGAGATTAAAAAACTATCCACTTTTAAAACAGGTGAAGAGATTAAAGCAGGAGATGTTGAGCTTTTGGTAAAGCCAAAGATTGAATCAGATATTTTTAAAACAATTGATGCTATAGCTTCAAAAGATAAAAAGAAAGCTTTGAATTTATTAAAAGCTCATTTAGAAAAAGGTGATAGTCCTTTTTATCTTTTTTCAATGATTAACTTTCAGTTTCGTAACCTTCTTATTATTAAAGACCTTATTATAAAAAATCTTTCCCCCTTTACTTTAACTGATTTACACCCTTTTGTTGTTAAAAAAAGTTATCTTTTAGCGAAAAAATTTGAAATTTCAGAACTAAAAAAAATCTACCAGAAAATTTTTGAAGTAGATTTAGCCGTAAAAACAGGTAAGATAGGGCCGGAGGCAGCATTGGAATTACTTATTGCAGAAATATAA
- the rpsT gene encoding 30S ribosomal protein S20 has product MPITKSAKKALRQSKKRKKENLKKKKKLKNLLKKVKTLVAQKKIGEAKKILPEVYKTLDKVSKIGLIKKGTARRKKSRITKLINTKSQTPNIK; this is encoded by the coding sequence ATGCCTATCACTAAATCTGCCAAAAAAGCATTGCGCCAGAGCAAAAAGAGAAAAAAAGAAAATCTCAAAAAAAAGAAAAAATTAAAAAACCTTTTAAAGAAGGTTAAAACTTTGGTTGCTCAAAAGAAAATAGGAGAGGCAAAAAAAATCTTACCCGAGGTATATAAGACTTTAGATAAAGTATCTAAAATCGGACTAATCAAAAAAGGTACTGCAAGAAGAAAAAAATCAAGAATAACAAAATTAATAAATACTAAATCTCAAACACCAAACATCAAATAA
- a CDS encoding UDP-N-acetylmuramoyl-L-alanyl-D-glutamate--2,6-diaminopimelate ligase: MKIFNKLKNLIRKILPPFLISWYHFLLALLAAIIYCFPSYQKKLKVIGITGTNGKSTVVKMASKILEEAGFSVAYSSSIKFKIGKKETENVLRMTMPGRFKMQRFLRQALNNNCQYAVLEVTSEGIKQHRHRFIDFDVVLFTNLTPEHIEAHGSFEKYREAKGKLFKTTGNIHILNLDDKNIEYFLKFPAEKKYGYTINSELKIKDEKIKVVKAKNCLILDKGIKFSVNNSEINLRLLGNFNIYNALASICVGLSQGIDLRTCKSALEKIEGIPGRMEIVISKPFKVLVDYAFTPDALEKVYQTIKNNFGSQKMICVLGAAGGGRDKWKRPVLGKIAAKYCDNIIITNEDPYNEDPMEIINQVAEGAGLKAKKILDRRKAIRQSLKEAKKGDIVVITGKGSEPCICIAGGKKIPWDDRKVAREEFKRLKRS; encoded by the coding sequence ATGAAAATTTTTAATAAATTAAAAAATTTAATCAGGAAGATTCTACCTCCTTTTTTAATAAGCTGGTACCATTTTTTATTAGCGCTTTTGGCAGCTATTATTTATTGTTTTCCCTCTTATCAAAAAAAATTGAAGGTAATTGGAATAACAGGAACGAACGGAAAATCAACCGTGGTTAAAATGGCTTCTAAGATTTTAGAGGAAGCAGGTTTCTCGGTTGCCTATTCCTCGTCAATAAAATTTAAAATTGGAAAAAAGGAAACAGAGAATGTTTTAAGAATGACAATGCCGGGTCGTTTTAAGATGCAAAGATTTTTAAGACAAGCTTTAAACAATAATTGTCAGTATGCTGTCTTGGAGGTAACCTCAGAAGGAATAAAGCAACATAGACATAGATTTATTGATTTTGATGTAGTTTTGTTTACTAATTTGACACCAGAACATATTGAAGCTCACGGCTCTTTTGAAAAGTATCGTGAAGCTAAAGGAAAACTTTTTAAAACTACTGGAAATATCCATATTCTAAACTTAGACGACAAAAACATTGAATATTTTTTAAAGTTTCCAGCTGAAAAGAAGTATGGATATACAATAAATTCAGAGTTAAAGATTAAAGATGAAAAAATAAAAGTAGTCAAAGCAAAGAATTGCTTAATATTAGATAAAGGGATAAAATTTTCTGTTAACAATAGCGAAATTAATTTGAGATTACTGGGTAACTTTAATATTTATAATGCCTTAGCTTCAATTTGTGTTGGTTTGTCTCAAGGAATCGATTTAAGAACCTGTAAGTCAGCCTTAGAGAAAATAGAGGGAATTCCAGGCAGAATGGAAATAGTAATTTCAAAGCCATTTAAAGTTTTGGTTGATTATGCTTTTACTCCTGACGCTTTAGAAAAGGTTTACCAGACAATTAAAAACAATTTTGGTTCTCAAAAAATGATATGTGTTTTAGGTGCTGCTGGCGGAGGCAGGGATAAGTGGAAAAGACCTGTTTTAGGAAAAATCGCAGCAAAGTATTGTGATAATATTATTATTACCAATGAAGATCCTTATAATGAAGACCCAATGGAAATTATAAATCAAGTTGCAGAAGGAGCGGGATTAAAAGCAAAAAAGATATTAGATAGAAGAAAAGCAATTAGACAATCCCTAAAAGAAGCTAAGAAAGGAGACATAGTAGTCATTACAGGTAAAGGTTCTGAACCTTGTATATGTATAGCCGGAGGCAAGAAAATACCATGGGATGATAGAAAAGTAGCGAGAGAGGAATTTAAGAGATTAAAGCGATCCTAA
- a CDS encoding RtcB family protein → MISKNNFKKVKNYLWEIPKSFRVGMRVPARIYISEKIWEQVESKALEQLVNIAFLPGIVKYSLAMPDIHTGYGFVIGGVAATKFPNGVISPGGIGFDQNCGVRLLKSEYTEKDVKSHLDRLATEIQKEVPSGLGRGRKIKLSIEQINKILEGGVSYLVKQGYGEKEDIENCEERGRLEQAEASVVSDRAKNRGRNQVGTLGSGNHFCEVQKVDEIFNEEVAEAFGLFKNQVVIMIHTGSRGLGHQNCTDYLRVMARVMPKYSIKLPDRELACVPFNSPEGQIFFKAMCAGANYAWANRHMIAHHVRKAWKKILGEKEELSLLYDVAHNIAKIEEHEVNGERVKLIVHRKGATRAFPPHHPEIPERYQAVGQPVLIPGSMGTASYILAGTEQSKETWHSVCHGAGRIMSRRQATRTISGQEVVKDLEQKGIIIKCQSLRGIAEEAPMAYKDIDNIVQIVHNAGLSKRVAKLRPLAVIKGE, encoded by the coding sequence ATGATTTCTAAGAATAACTTTAAAAAAGTAAAAAATTATTTATGGGAGATTCCTAAGAGTTTTCGAGTTGGCATGAGAGTTCCAGCGCGTATTTATATTTCTGAAAAGATATGGGAACAGGTTGAAAGCAAAGCATTGGAGCAACTGGTAAATATTGCTTTTTTGCCTGGAATTGTAAAATATTCTTTAGCTATGCCAGATATTCATACCGGCTACGGCTTTGTTATTGGTGGAGTGGCAGCCACTAAATTCCCAAATGGAGTAATTTCCCCCGGCGGAATAGGATTCGATCAGAATTGTGGGGTTAGATTGTTGAAATCAGAATATACTGAAAAAGACGTTAAATCCCATTTAGATAGATTAGCTACTGAGATACAAAAAGAAGTTCCTTCTGGTTTAGGGAGAGGCAGGAAAATAAAATTAAGCATTGAACAGATTAATAAGATTTTAGAGGGTGGAGTTTCTTATCTTGTAAAACAGGGCTATGGAGAAAAAGAAGATATTGAAAACTGTGAAGAAAGAGGAAGATTGGAACAAGCAGAGGCTTCAGTTGTTTCTGATCGAGCTAAAAACAGAGGGAGAAATCAAGTTGGGACTCTCGGATCAGGGAATCATTTTTGTGAAGTTCAAAAAGTAGACGAGATTTTTAACGAAGAAGTAGCAGAAGCATTTGGGTTATTTAAAAACCAAGTAGTGATAATGATACATACTGGTTCAAGGGGCTTGGGTCATCAAAACTGTACAGATTATTTGAGGGTAATGGCGCGAGTTATGCCCAAATACAGTATAAAATTACCAGACAGAGAACTAGCCTGTGTTCCTTTCAACTCGCCAGAAGGGCAAATATTTTTTAAAGCAATGTGCGCTGGAGCAAACTACGCCTGGGCTAATCGTCATATGATAGCTCACCATGTAAGGAAAGCTTGGAAAAAGATATTAGGAGAAAAAGAAGAACTTAGTTTGCTTTATGATGTTGCCCATAATATCGCTAAAATTGAGGAGCATGAAGTTAACGGAGAGAGAGTGAAATTAATTGTACATCGAAAGGGAGCGACAAGAGCTTTTCCTCCTCATCATCCTGAAATCCCGGAAAGATACCAAGCAGTTGGGCAGCCAGTTTTAATTCCGGGCTCAATGGGAACAGCTTCTTATATTTTGGCAGGGACAGAACAATCTAAGGAAACATGGCATTCTGTTTGCCATGGCGCAGGACGAATAATGTCCCGACGTCAGGCTACAAGGACAATTTCTGGGCAAGAAGTGGTGAAAGATTTAGAGCAAAAAGGGATTATTATTAAATGCCAGAGTTTGAGAGGAATTGCCGAGGAAGCCCCAATGGCCTATAAAGATATTGATAATATTGTCCAGATAGTCCATAATGCTGGATTGTCTAAAAGAGTGGCAAAATTAAGACCACTAGCTGTTATTAAGGGAGAATAA
- a CDS encoding NGG1p interacting factor NIF3 translates to MKIKEIFNLAINKAIDADFRGREGVKNLLKRRNKKYEKLSEEEKRNFDREALKNPYLDSRVLNVAEDKEIKKVLAGIDIHPAEILLAKEVGLIDLIISHHPLGKALANLSEVMELQCDVLNQYGVPINIAEGLMKERISEVARGVSKLNHQRTVDAAKILKFNLMCLHTVCDNLAARFLKEEIEKEGDNIMRIEDLVEFLENIQEYKKAREFGSGPKIFVGNKENRCGKIALTEITGGTEGSPKLYEKMAIAGIGTIIGMHISEEHKKEAEAANINVVIAGHMSSDSLGVNLFLDELEKRGIKIIPCSGLIRVSRL, encoded by the coding sequence ATGAAAATTAAAGAAATTTTTAACTTAGCAATAAATAAAGCAATAGATGCTGATTTCAGGGGAAGGGAAGGAGTGAAGAATCTTTTAAAGAGAAGAAATAAAAAGTACGAAAAGTTATCAGAAGAAGAAAAAAGAAATTTCGATAGAGAAGCATTAAAGAATCCTTATTTGGATTCGAGGGTTTTAAATGTGGCTGAAGATAAAGAAATAAAAAAGGTTTTAGCGGGAATAGATATTCACCCCGCCGAAATTTTATTGGCCAAAGAGGTAGGTCTTATTGATTTGATTATCTCTCATCATCCCTTGGGAAAGGCATTAGCTAATCTGTCTGAAGTAATGGAACTTCAGTGTGATGTCCTGAATCAATACGGAGTACCGATAAATATTGCCGAGGGTTTAATGAAAGAAAGGATTTCAGAGGTGGCTAGAGGAGTAAGCAAACTAAACCATCAAAGAACCGTGGATGCTGCAAAGATTCTCAAATTTAACTTAATGTGTCTTCATACTGTTTGTGATAACTTAGCAGCAAGGTTTTTAAAAGAGGAAATTGAAAAGGAAGGGGATAATATAATGAGGATTGAAGACTTAGTAGAATTTTTAGAGAATATTCAAGAATATAAAAAAGCCAGGGAGTTTGGGTCAGGACCTAAGATTTTTGTTGGAAATAAAGAAAACCGCTGCGGTAAGATAGCTCTTACGGAAATAACAGGTGGTACAGAAGGTTCCCCAAAACTATACGAAAAAATGGCTATAGCCGGTATTGGAACTATTATCGGAATGCATATTTCAGAGGAGCATAAAAAAGAAGCTGAAGCAGCAAATATAAACGTAGTTATTGCAGGACATATGAGCTCTGATTCTTTGGGCGTTAATTTGTTCTTAGATGAGCTTGAAAAAAGAGGTATAAAAATCATTCCTTGTTCGGGATTGATTAGGGTTTCCCGCCTCTAA